From the genome of Argentina anserina chromosome 4, drPotAnse1.1, whole genome shotgun sequence, one region includes:
- the LOC126790954 gene encoding GEM-like protein 7, with protein MKASFQVQLGGQVIGFPIKSTATAAAASCTFERSLINGKRLLLPAQHRIPSSDLHRDQTVSSNRTQMKLKPKISETVKGKLRLGAKILRAGGTMGKVFKHLFNNNVEAAGEKLLKTSHCYLSTTAGPIAGLLFISTHKIAFCSDKPIKLSSSPNPNGQLIRVHYKVVIPLNKINRVNQSEDVKKPSQKYIEIVTVDNFDFWFMGFFNYQKAHKYLQQALISQA; from the exons ATGAAGGCTTCATTTCAGGTTCAGCTTGGAGGACAAGTTATTGGTTTCCCAATCAAATCAACGGCAACAGCAGCTGCAGCATCATGCACATTCGAGAGGTCCCTAATTAATGGAAAGAGACTCCTACTACCTGCTCAGCATCGTATTCCGTCATCTGATCTTCATCGTGATCAAACTGTGTCTTCAAATCGGACACAAA TGAAACTGAAACCTAAAATTAGTGAGACAGTGAAGGGCAAGTTGAGACTTGGGGCTAAGATTCTTAGAGCAGGTGGAACAATGGGGAAGGTGTTCAAGCACTTGTTTAATAATAATGTTGAAGCTGCAGGAGAGAAGCTTTTGAAGACTTCTCACTGTTATCTATCAACTACAGCAGGTCCAATTGCAGGCCTCCTCTTCATCTCTACACACAAGATTGCCTTCTGCAGTGACAAGCCAATCaaactatcatcatctccaaATCCAAATGGACAACTCATCAGAGTCCATTACAAAGTTGTGATACCACTCAATAAGATAAACAGAGTGAACCAAAGTGAGGATGTTAAGAAGCCCTCGCAGAAGTACATAGAAATTGTTACTGTGGATAATTTTGACTTCTGGTTTATGGGTTTCTTCAATTACCAGAAAGCTCACAAATATCTCCAACAGGCATTAATCTCTCAGGCATAG
- the LOC126790950 gene encoding F-box/LRR-repeat protein 4 → MESSVGINEALGDDELRWVLGKLEGQRDKEVFGLVCKRWLHLQSTERRRLSARAGPHMLRKMAARFSRLHELDLSQSLSRSFYPGLTDSDLSVIAHGFNSLRLLSLHNCKGVTDAGIAAIGSALSSLQSLDVSYCRKLTDKGLSAVALGCSDLRALHLQGCRFITDVTLRALSNNCHSLQHLGLQGCTNLSDSGLTDLVFGCQQIEFLDINKCSNIGDIGVSTLSKACSSSLRTLKLLDCYKVGDESITSLAKFCQQLETLIIGGCRDISDASIKLLASCCKTSLKNLRMDWCLNITDSSLSCLLVECRNLEALDIGCCEEVSDAAFQGLNGALTLKVLKVSNCPKISVAGIARVLEKCNMLEYLDVRSCPQITKGGCDEAGLQFPQSCKVNFTGSLGEPDVLL, encoded by the exons ATGGAGTCATCTGTGGGCATCAACGAGGCACTTGGAGATGACGAGCTTCGTTGGGTGCTGGGAAAGCTGGAAGGCCAGAGGGACAAGGAGGTGTTCGGGCTGGTGTGCAAGAGGTGGCTTCACTTGCAGAGCACCGAGAGAAGGAGACTCTCCGCACGTGCCGGCCCTCACATGCTCCGCAAAATGGCCGCCAGGTTCTCCCGCCTCCACGAGCTCGACCTCTCCCAGTCCCTCTCCCGCTCCTTCTATCCAGGTCTCACCGACTCTGATCTCTCCGTCATCGCCCATGGCTTCAACTCCCTCCGCCTCCTCTCCCTCCATAACTGCAAAG GAGTGACGGATGCTGGTATCGCTGCTATTGGATCTGCTCTTTCCTCGCTGCAGTCCCTAGATGTATCCTACTGCAGAAAGCTAACTGACAAAGGATTGTCAGCTGTCGCTCTTGGCTGCTCTGATCTCCGCGCTCTGCATCTCCAGGGCTGCAGATTTATCACCGACGTTACATTACGGGCTCTTTCAAACAATTGTCACTCTTTACAACACTTGGGCCTCCAAGGCTGTACCAATTTATCCGATTCTGGTCTTACTGATCTCGTCTTTGGGTGCCAACAGATTGAGTTTTTGGACATCAACAAATGCAGCAACATCGGCGACATTGGCGTTTCCACTCTCTCCAAGGCCTGTTCATCTTCTCTCAGGACACTCAAGCTATTGGACTGTTACAAGGTCGGGGACGAGTCTATTACATCATTGGCCAAATTCTGCCAACAACTCGAGACTTTGATCATTGGCGGCTGCCGCGACATTTCTGACGCATCCATAAAATTGCTGGCCTCTTGTTGTAAGACCAGTCTCAAGAACTTACGGATGGATTGGTGTTTGAATATCACAGACTCTTCTTTGAGCTGCCTTCTGGTTGAGTGCAGAAACCTAGAGGCTCTTGACATTGGGTGCTGCGAGGAGGTGTCTGATGCTGCCTTTCAGGGCTTAAACGGCGCCCTGACCTTGAAGGTCTTGAAAGTTAGTAACTGCCCGAAAATCAGCGTGGCAGGGATAGCTAGGGTGTTGGAGAAATGCAACATGTTGGAATACCTGGATGTAAGGTCATGCCCTCAAATTACAAAGGGGGGATgtgatgaggccggattgcaGTTTCCTCAATCTTGTAAAGTCAACTTCACGGGGAGTTTAGGCGAGCCTGATGTCTTACTTTGA
- the LOC126790948 gene encoding uncharacterized protein LOC126790948 → MGSLSGILQRPLIAAAAVGFASLSSDFSPPLPPSSSSSSHKSNHHLSTTDISASKLSSNLSFISKIPLPLPNHISLSIPNSHCNSLYSSAASSPALLNLYHSAHLGRAPAPTAYVSSSPSLPAEVSYRWHLPEPNALDVSGASDCSSTKMRTVVVLLGWLGAKQKHLKRYADWYTSRGFHAITFTLPMADILKYQPGGKVEDHIDSLVTHLADWVEEELGKNIMFHTFSNTGWLTYGVMLEKFQKHDPSVMGRIRGCVVDSAPVAAPDPQVWASGFSAAFLKKHSVATKGTGDGSESVMDVLVDSKGVVAPKPAVTEAALLLVLEKFFKVVLNIPTVNRRLSDVLGLLSARQPSCPQLYIYSSADRVIPAGCVESFIKEQRKAGHEVRACNFVSTPHVDHFRNDPKLYTSELTHFLEDCVLTDCKTV, encoded by the exons ATGGGTTCCTTGTCCGGAATCCTTCAACGTCCTCTGATCGCCGCCGCCGCTGTTGGCTTCGCTTCTCTTTCTTCCGACTTCTCTCCCCCTCTacccccctcctcctcctcctcctctcacAAATCCAACCACCATTTATCGACAACCGACATCTCCGCTTCTAAGCTCTCCTCAAACCTCTCCtttatctccaaaattccacTTCCTCTTCCCAACCACATTAGCTTGTCAATTCCCAACTCCCATTGCAATTCCCTCTATTCCTCTGCTGCATCCTCCCCTGCGCTTCTCAACCTCTATCACTCCGCTCACTTGGGTAGAGCTCCAGCCCCAACTGCTTATGTTTCATCATCTCCTTCTCTCCCTGCCGAGGTCTCCTACCGATGGCATTTGCCCGAGCCTAATGCTCTCGATGTCTCCGGCGCTTCGGATTGTTCATCAACAAAGATGAGGACTGTGGTTGTTTTGCTGGGATGGCTAGGAGCAAAGCAGAAGCATCTCAAGAGGTATGCCGACTGGTATACTTCGCGGGGCTTTCACGCCATTACCTTTACTCTGCCCATGGCTGACATTCTCAAGTACCAGCCCGGTGGTAAAGTCGAAGACCACATTGACTCCCTCGTCACTCATTTGGCTGATTGGGTTGAAGAGGAGCTGGGAAAGAACATCATGTTCCATACTTTTAGCAACACTGGATGGTTAAC GTATGGTGTAATGTTGGAGAAGTTCCAGAAGCATGATCCTTCTGTAATGGGAAGGATTCGGGGATGCGTTGTGGATTCCGCACCTGTTGCTGCACCTGACCCGCAG GTCTGGGCATCTGGTTTCTCTGCAGCCTTTCTGAAAAAACATAGCGTGGCAACAAAAGGAACCGGAGACGGTAGTGAGTCAGTAATGGATGTTTTGGTTGACAGCAAGGGAGTAGTGGCACCCAAACCTGCAGTAACTGAGGCAGCTTTGCTTTTAGTTTTGGAGAAGTTCTTTAAGGTGGTTTTGAATATTCCTACAGTGAACAG gaggctttctgatgtatTGGGCTTACTGTCAGCACGACAGCCAAGCTGTCCTCAATTATATATCTACAGCTCTGCAGACCGAGTGATTCCTGCAGGATGTGTGGAATCGTTTATAAAAGAGCAGCGGAAGGCTGGACATGAGGTTAGGGCTTGCAACTTTGTGTCGACACCTCATGTTGATCATTTCAGAAATGACCCCAAGCTGTATACTTCAGAGCTAACGCACTTTCTGGAGGACTGCGTGCTTACTGACTGCAAAACAGTCTGA
- the LOC126790953 gene encoding transcription factor SRM1 translates to MSTEEAVASSLWTWEQDKAFENALATYSEDSPDRWEKIAADVEAKSVEEIKHHYELLVEDISQIEAGCIPLPCYNSSEGSTSHASDEGTSKKGHYSSESNHGSKASRADQERRKGIAWTEDEHRQFLLGLEKYGKGDWRSISRNFVVTRTPTQVASHAQKYFIRLNSMNKDRRRSSIHDITNVNNGEIAAVQGPITGQGNGSAVGSSGSGKSAKQSAAGPPGVAMYGAPSIGQPIGGPLVSAVGTPVNLAGASPHMAYGVRAPMPPGALVPGAPMNMPPMTYPMPHTAHR, encoded by the exons ATGTCTACGGAGGAAGCAGTTGCTAGCTCCTTGTGGACTTGGGAGCAGGATAAAGCATTTGAGAATGCCCTAGCAACTTATTCTGAGGATTCTCCAGATCGTTGGGAGAAAATTGCAGCTGATGTAGAAGCGAAATCCGTAGAGGAGATCAAGCATCATTATGAACTCTTAGTTGAGGATATAAGCCAGATCGAAGCTGGTTGTATACCACTGCCTTGCTACAATTCTTCAGAGGGTTCAACAAGCCATGCCAGTGATGAAGGAACCAGTAAGAAGGGACACTACAGCAGCGAATCTAATCATGGCAGTAAGGCTTCAAGGGCAGATCAGGAACGCCGTAAGGGAATTGCTTGGACAGAGGATGAACACAG GCAATTTCTTCTAGGCTTGGAAAAATATGGGAAAGGTGATTGGCGAAGTATATCACGGAACTTTGTAGTAACAAGAACACCCACTCAAGTGGCAAGCCATGCACAGAAGTATTTCATTCGTTTGAATTCGATGAACAAGGACAGAAGGCGATCAAGCATCCATGACATCACCAATGTCAACAATGGAGAAATTGCAGCAGTCCAAGGGCCAATCACTGGTCAAGGAAATGGGTCTGCTGTAGGCTCATCTGGCTCTGGGAAATCGGCCAAACAATCTGCTGCTGGACCCCCGGGGGTTGCCATGTATGGTGCACCAAGTATCGGGCAACCAATTGGAGGACCTCTTGTCTCAGCTGTTGGCACACCAGTGAATCTGGCTGGTGCTTCTCCACACATGGCATATGGTGTGAGAGCCCCTATGCCTCCTGGAGCACTTGTTCCTGGGGCACCAATGAACATGCCCCCCATGACATATCCTATGCCTCACACGGCTCATAGATAA